GTTCCGTAGATTCCCCCTGAGACAGCAGTGCCAGACTGGTGTCTTTACCTTCAGGCTGCTGTGTATAAGAACAGAACAGGGTTCCTGGAAGGTGTTACTGTGTCTGTCTGAATAATCACTCAATAAAATCTTCACAGCCAGCTAATCCTGAGTGATATTACATGTTGCTGACAATTGAAATATCCATATTCTGCTTAACTCTTTtgatcttgtctttacatacctCATTGCCATATAAATATATAGACATTCCTCTATACATTCTAAAGGTACTTTTTCATTTAATTATTtggaatatactgtatgttttggGATGAGATTAATAGAGGAATTTGAAGACATAGGGTTGTGAGTTTGTATTTTGTTGATATTAAAGTAAGCAtctcttgctgtctctgtctttatgtGCTCCAGGGGAGCTGCTGGATGGCCAGCGAGGACTGGTCCCCTCCAACTTTGTGGAGTTTGTACAAGACAAGGAGAAACCATCCATCCAGCCAGGGGACACAGGGGAGGACCTGGGCTCTCTGGACAATACCTCCCTTGGCCTAATGGGGGCCGATGGAGGGCCCCCTCAGGATGGGCTACTGGGCTCCACCAACCCACTGGGCCCCTGCAGCAACGGCACAGGCACCCTGGACCCTGAGGATCTGTCTGATGACATTGTGCCTTACCCCCGGAGGATCACCCTAATCAAGCAGTTGGCCCGTAGTGTAATTGTGGCCTGGGAGCCCCCCATGGTGACCATGGGCTGGGGAAACATCAGCTGCTACAACGTGCTGGTGGACGGCGAGGTGCGTGCCAGCGTGCCCTACGGGGGCAGGACCAAGTCTTTGTTGGAGAAGCTGGATCTGGACACGTATACGCACCGCGTGTCCGTGCAGAGTGTGACAGACAGGGGACTGTCGGACGAGCTACGCTGCACCCTGATGGTGGGAGCCAACGTGGTGGTGGCGCCGTACGGCCTGCGTGTGGACGACATCCTGCGCGACTCGGCCGAGCTCTCCTGGTTGCCCAGCAACAGTAACTATGGGCACACGGTGTTCCTGGATGGGGCGGAGCATGCGGTGGTGCGGCCGGGGAGGTACAGGCTGCGCTTCGTCAACCTCAAGGCCATGACGGTGTACAAGGTGAGGGTGGTGGCCCGGCCACACCAGGTGCCATGGCAACTGCtcatggagcagagggagaagaaGGAGACTGCTGTGGAGTTCTGCACACAAGCTGCTGGTGAGGCTGGGTGCTTCTTAAGGCTAACTGGTTCTTTTGTCCAACATATGTTATATGTTATTTTGTCCAATACATTGTTTTTCTGTcatctataatgtgttatggaaAGGTTGGATGAAAGTCCATTGGACTTTAGATATAGACCATTAAGATAGATAGATAACTCATGTCTTTACCCGTGCCATGTATGTCTGTTATGTTTTGTCCAGGTCCTGGACCATATTCCAGATCAGGTCAGAAGGAAGACCAGTTTTTTTATGGGAAAAGTAGGAAGTAGTTTTTGATTGGCATGGGTAACTGACACATTGAATGAAAAGAAGCTAACAGCACTTTTAAACCTAAGAAATGATTATGAGTAACTTTCTCAGCTTTTCCCTGCCATTGGCTTGATGCGAATATACATTTTAAATGAAGGGTACGTCCCAAATAGCcaactattccctatatagtacactagttttaaccagagccctggtcaaaagtagtagactatacagggaatatggtgccatttgggacacaaccctaaAGCTGCTGAAGTAACTCCCTCCCACTCGATCCTTAACTGAGATGACTACATCAGTATCCGTGTGCATTTCCCTCTGCCTGAGCTGTGACATCACTGTGACGTCCTGCATGGTGTACCCAGTGAACCAGGAGAGAACAGGCTGTACTCATTCAACTCACACTGACGCCTCTCACAcataagacacacacagacacaaacattgacagacacacagacagactataTAGACGGTCGGCCACACagacccatgcacacacacacgcccacacacacaaacatgcacacatgcatacacactaacacacacactcatgctttCAGGTGGCCTTGGGCCTCCTTTTGTGCCTTCTACTTTCAATATTTGCATCATGCAATACATGGCAAGCAACAGGGCAATGCTGCACATAAAACATTCCAAATAGCTTAGCTTATAAATGCTATATCAATAAATACACTTATATTCCAAAAAGCTTAGCTTATAAATACTTTATCGAGAAATGCACTTTTATTTGTTTGAGTGTCATTACAAGGAGTTTGATGTTAACCAGATAAGACGTTTCATGAATTTGGGAATCACTCTCAAAACAATCCACTCAAATTTGACCAGATATTGCATGACATTTAAATTATGATTTAATTGGTGTATACAACCAACATTGGGAAAGGGAACTGTTTTGTGTATCATAGACATGTCACAATCATGTAGTTCACAACAAAAAGAGATGGGATTAAACAAGTTAACAGCACTTGGTGTCTTATGAATGCTACACTCACCCCCACTCCCTCCCTGTTTGTGTATGTAAAACCTGTCGAGACAGTATCTAATATTTCATCCCCCCTCCAGGCCCCCCATTACCCCCTCAGGAGGTGCAGGTGCAGTGTGGCCAGGCCCCAGGGGTCCTGCAGGTGCGCTGGAAGCCCCCTGTCCTCTCACCCACCGGAACCTCCAATGGAGCCAGCGTCATCGGATATGCAGTCTGCACTAAAGGACAgagggtgagtgagagagtgggtgGTTGAGAGAGTGTGCACTGAAGGTCAGAGGGTGACTGAGGGAGTGTGCATTAAATGTCAGAGGGTGAGTGAGGGAGTGGGTGAGTATGTGCACTAAGGGACAGAGAGTGAGTCAGTAACTGTGCGCCAAATGACAGGTGAGTAAGGGAATACCCTAAGTGACAAAGAAGTGAGGGAGAAAGTATGCACTATGTGAGAGTGAGTGAACAACAGTGGCAGAGTACGTGACGTATGTGTGTAATCGTGTCATTGTTGTTGtgccactgatctacacacaaaaccccacaatgtcaaagtggaattatgttttaagaaatgtttacaaatgtaattaaaaatgaaaagctgaaatgtcttgagtcaataagcattCAAACCGTTTTGTTATGGCAAAACTAAATAAGGTAatacaaatgtgcttaacaagtcacataataagttgaatGGACTCTATGTGCAAtaatgtgcaataatagtgtttaacatgatttctgaatgactacctcatctctgtaccccacacatacaattatctgtaaagtccctcagttgagtagtgaatttcaagcacagaatcaaccacaaagaccagggaagatTTCCAATGCcacacaaagaagggcacctattggtagatgggtaaatacaaaaaagcagacactgaatagctctttgagcatggtgaagttaatatttacgctttgaatggtatagcaatacacccagtcactacaaatatacaggcatccatcctaactcagttgccggcgaggaaggaaaccgctcaatgatttcaccatgaggcgaaTGATGTCTTTAAATCAGTTacaaagtttaatggctgtgacaggaaaAACCTGAGTATGgattaacaacattgtagttactccacaatactaatgtaaatgacagaatgaaaaaaaagaaacctgtacagaataaagatattccaaaacatgcatcctgtttgtaattaggcactaaagtaatactgcaaaatatGCGGCAAAGAAATACACCTTTTGTCCTAAACAtaaagtattatgtttggggcaaatccaacacatcactgagtatcactcttcatattttcaaacatggtggtggctgtatcatgttatggatatgctcaTCATCGGCAAGGACAAGTGAGTTTTATTAGGGTAAAAATAAACTTAATAGTGCTAAGcacagaatttggcagtacgtccaaccggccgcacaaccgcagaccaactgtaaccacgccagcctgggacctccacatccagcttcttcacctgcaggatcatctaagactagccacccggacagctgatgaaacagaggaCTAGTTATTTCTGTAATAAAAAAacgtattctgattggctgggcctggctcccaagtggatgGGCCTATGGCAACCCATGGCAGCGCCCCTGCCCAGCAGTCGTGAAGttcatagattagtgcctaacaaatgtatttaaattgactgatttccttattgtaactgtaactcagtaacatctttgaaattgttgcatttatatttttgttcagtatatacaaaAATGTGGGTGTTATTTTATCTGTTTTTATTGCCAGCTTGCGTTACCTGGGGTgacagagttccatgtagtcaaggctctatttaatactgtcCGTTTCCCAGGCTCTGTTCTGGACCGGGGGACTGTGAGGgacctctggttgcatgtcttgtgtggTACTCTTGAGTATCCAAACTGTGGGCCAATTGCTTCAACAGACAGTTCAGTACCTTTAACACCTCGCAACAACACTTCgcacaaagaccaatagtgatgcagtcaatctctcctcaactttgagccGGGAGAGATTAATATGCATACCACTGACATTCACCCTCCATGTACACATCTATGTGCATGACATTCTGCTCTGTTCTCGACTAACAGCAATTCTCCAATGTTCTTATTTGCTGCACATGACCACAcaactgggcagtagtccagggGAGACAACCTGCCTGGTTGATTTAgatgtcaagaaagcagagcaaCGTCTTATCATGGATTGACTTCTTCCCATTGAGTCTTTATGTTTTGACAATGACAGCTTGCTATCAAGGGTTACACCCAGCAGTTTAGTCTTCTCAATTAATTGCCACATTATTCAGTAATAGATCTAGactatagtggagcaggttgagagcttcaagttccttggtgtccacatcaccaacaaactataatggtccaaacacactaagacggttgtgaagagggcacaacaaaacctattccccctcaggagactgaaaagatttggcatgagtcctcagatcctcaaaaggttctacagctgcacaatcgagagcatcctgactggttgcatcactgcctggtatggcaattgctccgcctccaaccgcaaggctctacagagggtagtgcgtacagcccagtacatcactgggaccaagcttcctgccaaccagtacttctataccaggcggtttcagaggaaggccctaaaaattgtcaaagactccagccaccctagtcacagactgttctctctgctaatgcatgacaagcggtaccggagcgccaagtctaggttcaagaggcttcttaacagcctctactcccaagtcataagactcctgaacagctaatcaaagggctacccagacccctcttttacgctgctgctactctgtttattatctatgcatagtccctttaactctacctacatgtgcatattacctcaattagcttgactaaccggtgccccgcacattgactctgtaccggtaccccctgaatatagcctcgctattgttacttttattttctatttttactaatcaatttttttacttaacagttatttttattaaaactgcattgttggttacttgaaaatggctgtctagtaatcaacaaccaacttgacagagcttgaagagtttaaaaaagaataatgggcaaaaattgtaccatccaggtgtgcaaaccccaaaagactcacagctgtaatcgctgcaaaagataattctaacatgtattgactcagggggttgaatacttatctaatgaagatatactgtattatattattTTCCTTtagtctttaaaaaaaagtttgaaTTTTCTTTCATTTTGACATTGGAGTAGATGGTAAAATTgtggaatgtggaaaaagtcaagatgtgtgaatactttctgaaggaacatataaacttaacatgtaaagttttggttccatgtttcatgagctgacattttccatactcacaaaatgcatatttttcaaaaatgttctgcacaaatttgtttacatccctgttcgtgagcatttctcctttgccaagataatacatccacctgacaggtgtggcatatcaagaagctgattaaatagtatgatcattacacaggtgccccttgtgctggggacactgAAAAGGACATGagcagttttgtcatacaacgcaacgccacagatgtctcaagttttgaaggagtgtgtgttgccagagaattgaatgttaatttgtcTACCATatgctgcctccaacgtcgtttttgagaatttggcagtacaaccaaacgtgtaaccacgccagcccaggacctccatatccggcttcttcacctgcaggatcgtttgaggggtgggtggggtggtggttctgaggagtatttctgtttgtaaaaaaaaaacttttctggGGAAaatctcattctgattggctgggcctggcttccaATTGGGTGGGCCTAAatccctccaaggcccacccatgctGCAccccttcccagtcatgtgaaatccataaattagggccaaattaattaatttaaattgactgatttcctcatatgaactttaactcagtaaaatctttgaaatagttgcatgttgtgtttatatttttgttcaggataCAAGGGCCTGTGAAAACCCTAGAaagcactctccctccctctgctggtGAAAAAAAATATTGACATCCTCCCTTTGTAGTCATGCACAGGGTCTGTGTTAGTTAAACTGTGTCTATAGTAGTGGATTTTGCTCTGAATTTAAGAGCAATAGAGGGTAAAGCAGTTGAAAGGAATGCAACAATTAATTCAATGTCAACGGTCTCCAACCAGAGTTATGTGTGTTGTGCTTCCTGTCAGATAGCGGAGGTGTTATACCCCCTGGCTGACTATGTAACAGTGGAGCTGAACAGGATCCAGTGTCTGGAGGCCAGGGAGGTCATCGTCAGGACGTTGTCAGCACAGGGAGAGTCCCAGGACTCCCAAGTCGCCCCCATTCCAAACAACCTACTGGTGCCTCTTCCTCACAATGCCCCCCTGCCCCCTCCGCACCTACACGCAGGGCCCCCTCCACCTCACCCCCATGCCCCCCCAACCCACCTCCAGTCACCTCACCTCCCCCACCCCCAACTACCCATGCCTCACCCCCAGCCTCTCTCACCCCTGCCTCACACACAACCCCTCCCTaaccaccctcctcaccctcaacCCCAGCCACACCTCCAACCCCTGCAACCTCATCCTGTCTCCCAGCCCCAGACTCACCAACAGCCTCACCCCCCTCACCCTGGTGGTCCTCCACAGCCACTGCACCTCCAGCCTCACCCACCTCACCCAATGCCCCAGCACCGCCTACCCCTGCTGCCTCATCCACCCCCCCAGCTCCACCAGAGACCAGTTAGTGCCAGAGACCTGGAACCGAAAGAGCAGGTGGCCCACCATGGGGGAATCCCCAGCCAGCCCTGGGACCCTACCTGCTCCCCCTCCGGCCAGCCTCCTCCTACCCCCATGCACGGACACACCCTGGAGGCGCCCCCCTCTGCTAACCTGCGCTCGCCCTCCCCCCAGAGGATCCTGCCCCAGCCCAGGGGCACCCCCATCCCAGACCAAATGGCCAAAGCCATCGCCCGCAAGGCAGCACAGAGGGTGGCTGCAGAGAGTGGCAGAGTGAGTCATTCATACATAAAATCAATCAATGATACCCTGGTTAGAGCTCTAGTCTGATCATTTTTCTGTTGAATTAAATTACACATATCTGCCTATTGGTTGGGTtagatggagaggagagtcaTCTACAATGAGCAGTGTCAGGCCTTCCACCAACAGaattcagacgaggaggaggaggatgaggaagggaaAGGTCGAAGCCGCAGGAGACAGGGGGCCTCAGTGGATGAGTTTCTCAGAGGGTCCGAGCTGGGCAGGCCGGTAAGACACAGAATAAAAAGGATCGAACATACTCGCATCTCCGTAGTTTTGTGCAGATGCTGTATATCTTGGTATGAtttcttatatgcatagtcactttaactatacattcatgtacatactacctaaattggcccgaccaaccagtgctcccgcacattggctaaccgggctatctgcattgtgtcccaccacccgccaacccctctttttacgcttctgctactctctgttcatcatatacgcatagtcactttaacgatacctacatgtacatactacctcaataagcctgactaacaggtgtctgtatatagccttgctactcttattttcaaatttctttttactgttgttttatttctttacttacctacacacacataccttttttccccgcaccattggttagagcctgtaagtaagcatatcactgtaaggtctacacctgttgtattcctcgcacgtgacaaataaactttgatttgatttcacatcttttgtgtgtgtgtgtgtgtgtgtgtgtgtgtgtgtgtgtgtgtgtgtgtgtgtgtgtgtgtgtgtgtgtgtgtgtgtgtgtgtgtgtgtgtgtgtgtgtgtgtgtgtgtgtgtgtgtgtgtgtgtgtgtgtttgcgtgtgtgtttgcgtatgtgtgtgtgtgtcaggcccaCTACAGCCACAGTGAGGAGTACCACAGTGACAGCAGCCGGGGCTCTGACCTTTCTGACATcatggaggaggatgaggaggagctcTACTCTGAGATGCAGCTGGAGGAGGGACGACGACGCAACTCCCACAATGCACTCAAGGTAGGAATAACAAAGCTCCTCAACGCTCAACATTgaaatgttacatttttaaaTTGAGTTTGGTTCTGATTACCACTCGTACAATGGAAACAAGCAAGCATGCAAACCCCTTTATTACTGTTGGATGATATGGCACGTGTCGAGCCATGTGTCTACAGTAGGACACTTTACTCTATCTTGTTTGATTGATTGACCTTCACATTCTCCTTTATTTGGAGCAATGACATGCACGAAAGTCATCTTTGCTAGTTGTGGGAATATTAACActgtttttgtgggatctttttAAGATTGGGAACACCCTCTCCGGGGGTCGGCTGGATCGGGAGACGGGGAGAAGAATGCCCCGAGACGGTCCACAGCCCCAGAGACGCCCTCTCATGGTGCCCTCCATTGGTCAGTAGGGTTACATAAACACAGAGAGGactctgggtattgtagtctttTTGTGCTTTGATGTTCTCCGTGCTCTAGTAGATATTCTGCTTCCTGTTTTAATCCTCCATGAGCTCCTCAGTTTCTACAGATCACCTCTGTGTCTTTGAACCATGTTCAGGCCTTCCCAGTACTGACAGCTTACTTATAGAGATCAATCAACACAGTATTATCAGCTACTAGAAAGTTCCGTGGCTGCTAGGGTGACAGTGGACACAGACACATTTATCACATTTCAATGAATATTCCAATTATAAAAAACTGCTTTTGATGTCTCTGTTTATGGCCAGCGATATGTTAGGATTATCAAGGTTATGACAGGAAGAGACCTTAGAATGAACCAACCAATGAGTGACCTCCGCGCTTTAACCACCACCATCTAATTGGTGTTTCCTGTAGAGATAACCACAGAGAGTAACAGTGATGGGAACCTCTCATCTGTCACGGAGGATGTTTACTATGGCAGTGTAGCACGGCACAGGACATGGTCGTCCCGCCGACACCCCACGGGCTCCAAGCCTTCCTATAATGGTACGTGCAGTGGTTTCTCCCTCGCTCCTCCGCCAAAGCACTGCCAAAATCCACCAGTGCTAGTGGAGAGAACAGTAGTGACATCAACGAGTGGCTTAACATGCCTCAGAACGCCTAGCATGATCCACTGCACTGCACCAAAATGGCGGCTCACTGAGCCACACTGGGCCCATGTTGGCCACCCAATGTTGCGGATTGGAATGACTGCTGCTCAGAGAAtgcttctcccctccctcccttgcaCTGAACTCCATCAGATGCCTGCtaaacccctctccctctcaatctAACCACCCCCACCACACCTTTACTGGGGTTACTATGCATGACTGGGTGGGAGGAGTCATGGTTGCTGAAGACACAATTATATAGCAATGCTGTCCTTGCTGAGCAAACTCAATGACTGTTGCAGAAAGTTATAgtgaaaatacatttttacatctTACATAGAGACAAACTCATTTGTTTGTTTGGGATTTCATATGTTTACTTTGCTGATGGCCTGGTCTTATTTTATCGTTTCTAAGCAAGGGGTCAACTGAAGGACAGAGAGCGAGTTGTCTTTGGACAAACTGTAGGCCCAGCGTACTTTAGAGGAGCCTAATACAATAGTCAGATCACTACCTCAGGGTTCAATAGTATGCATGCTTAACTCAGAGTCTTGTGGTCTATGTGCTCttttctgtgtgtgttgctgtgtgtcatTGTGTTTTTGTCTATGGTGTCTACCATGCTCTTGTAACCCATCACAACCGGCTTGCTATCCAATCTCCATCCATGTGTAACTGTAAAGTATGTAATGCCTGATAACGTCATAAGCTCATATGTGGTGTCAGATGGATATACATAACATGATATACTTTTGTGCTGATAATGGGACCAATTGATGGATTGACCACAGAATTCTGCTAGCATGCTACAAAATGAAGTGTTGGTTTTACGAAGCAAGCTCAATCCATTATGTAGTACTGCATGGTCACCTAAATGGTTTGGCTCTCTCACTTGTCAaacaacacacctgtctgtatatgcCTCTTCCCCTTATTCACTCCATGCACAATAGCATGCGTAACTTGCCTCACTACTACTCACTGGTGTTACTGAGTTGCCAAACTCAGTCAAAATATAGATTTGTGTTTCTCATGCTATATGAATCTATGAGTAATGTAATTTAATGTCAGAGTAACATAAAGCCATAGACTGTGACCCCATGAGATGCAGGTGgatgtgttcttctctctctctctctctcccgtgtttAAGAGGGATACAGGGACCGGGAACGCCGCTCCCCTCCTAACTACGATGAATCGGAACCAGAGGAATCCTTCCGGATTTTTGTGGCTCTGTTTGACTACGACCCCCTGTCCATGTCTCCCAACCCGGACGCAGCAGATGAGGAACTGCCCTTCAAAGAGGGCCAGATCATTAGGGTGGGTGTCACACACAGGGCTAGGTCATATGTTTTGAGATATTGTGCTTGTGTTTGAAAACATTGAGGTAAAACATAAAACAGCATTGAAAAGATcattttctttccctctctcgtcTCTTTTGTTGCGCTTTCTcactcttttcttctctctctctctgtctgtctgttccaggtATATGGTGATAAGGACACAGATGGTTTCTACCGAGGGGAGATCAGGGGAGGCAGGATGGGGCTCTTGCCCTGCAACATGGTGTCAGAGATCAGGGCTGAGGACGAGGAGACCATGGACCAGCTCATCAAGCAGGGCTTCCTCCCGCTCAACACACCAGTGGATAAAGTAGGAATAGGTAACCACAGATTTAGAATCAGTAGAACAGACATcctcattcaagtcaatgattccATAATAGAtggactggcagccattttgaCTGTACCCATTTATTATTTTTCTAggggtgtgtttgtaaattgcctccagtgtgtcagagtgtgcTCTGGGTTGTTTGTAAATTCCGAGCCTTTCACTCTCGGAGTAGATAGGAATTTACGAACTCACCCTATGAGGTGAGTCACTATGACTCAACACACATCTGTCACTATATCACCTCCTGGAGTGTCCTCTTGTTTCCTCTCACAGGGCAGGACAGACGAGGCTTCCGCCAGCACCAGGCCACCAGGAGGATGGTGGCCCTCTACGACTATGACCCCAGAGAGAGCTCCCCCAATGTGGATGTGGAGGTAttgccacacaaacacacaaaacacacagacaaacatactgacacTGCACATGTAACCAGATAGACAGACATCGTAAGGGTGTTAATGACATTTCTGTTTCTTGATAGGCTGAGCTGACCTTCTGTGCTGGTGACATCATCTCTGTATTTGGAGAGATTGATGAAGACGGGTTCTACTATGTGAGTATGCCTCTTTTCTTGGTTCCATGATGTGACTAACTTGTTTTATTACACAGGGCCATTCATAGGTTGTTAAAGTCTGGGATGTTTCAGTTATTCATTTTTCAAAGAAATGCCATTGAATGAACCTGGTTCATACACATATTATGTCCAGGAGAGGGCTCTTTCCCTGACCGCCAGAGTTCAGTGGGTCTAGCCATGGTTCTCATCCCCactgccccctcctctcctctctctgcagggtgaaATCAATGGCCACCGCGGCCTCGTCCCCTCTAATTTTCTAGAAGAAGTGCCTGACGACGTGGAGGTGTACCTGACGGACACTCCTTCTCACTATGCCCAGGACGAGCACGCCAACCGGGCAGAGGCCAAAAGGGTACATCGCCGCTCTCAGCGCTAGgccctct
The Salvelinus fontinalis isolate EN_2023a chromosome 10, ASM2944872v1, whole genome shotgun sequence DNA segment above includes these coding regions:
- the LOC129863878 gene encoding RIMS-binding protein 2-like isoform X5; its protein translation is MRGHRSSDIEELLRQSHSELLWIQRQLSIIAARNSHHLQVQGKLRHEVTPLHSTVLSSHNVSLFRLLEDRNRALKLEVATLRQEKQQYRTLKTKLQDALQEKNRLNLELSSLSLKVSKYDQVRSEYEQLRHTYSTVSQERDLAQEERKQLQGKLENLEQVLKHMREAAERRQQLEEEHEQALAVLTTKQQEIHLLQRIALSCEALTAFSSSCCAELTSVVVQPRLSILQAQVKAEKEHEGAVHLLEVKVRDLELKCRSQTEQFGQLSKDLEDFRLEADTVDILSTEPFSKHDVPFHPENKLSQILNGLAAQAGKGDEGSANTRLISKFLRPLQIGDRDRPELLCVNPSAVTTSCPSSPRRATPSEMEDEIRRAPRSKPRYTGAVRLCTARYSYNPYDGPNEHPEAELPLVAGKYLYVYGTMDDDGFYEGELLDGQRGLVPSNFVEFVQDKEKPSIQPGDTGEDLGSLDNTSLGLMGADGGPPQDGLLGSTNPLGPCSNGTGTLDPEDLSDDIVPYPRRITLIKQLARSVIVAWEPPMVTMGWGNISCYNVLVDGEVRASVPYGGRTKSLLEKLDLDTYTHRVSVQSVTDRGLSDELRCTLMVGANVVVAPYGLRVDDILRDSAELSWLPSNSNYGHTVFLDGAEHAVVRPGRYRLRFVNLKAMTVYKVRVVARPHQVPWQLLMEQREKKETAVEFCTQAAGPGPYSRSGPPLPPQEVQVQCGQAPGVLQVRWKPPVLSPTGTSNGASVIGYAVCTKGQRIAEVLYPLADYVTVELNRIQCLEAREVIVRTLSAQGESQDSQVAPIPNNLLVPLPHNAPLPPPHLHAGPPPPHPHAPPTHLQSPHLPHPQLPMPHPQPLSPLPHTQPLPNHPPHPQPQPHLQPLQPHPVSQPQTHQQPHPPHPGGPPQPLHLQPHPPHPMPQHRLPLLPHPPPQLHQRPVSARDLEPKEQVAHHGGIPSQPWDPTCSPSGQPPPTPMHGHTLEAPPSANLRSPSPQRILPQPRGTPIPDQMAKAIARKAAQRVAAESGRMERRVIYNEQCQAFHQQNSDEEEEDEEGKGRSRRRQGASVDEFLRGSELGRPAHYSHSEEYHSDSSRGSDLSDIMEEDEEELYSEMQLEEGRRRNSHNALKIGNTLSGGRLDRETGRRMPRDGPQPQRRPLMVPSIEGYRDRERRSPPNYDESEPEESFRIFVALFDYDPLSMSPNPDAADEELPFKEGQIIRVYGDKDTDGFYRGEIRGGRMGLLPCNMVSEIRAEDEETMDQLIKQGFLPLNTPVDKVGIGQDRRGFRQHQATRRMVALYDYDPRESSPNVDVEAELTFCAGDIISVFGEIDEDGFYYGEINGHRGLVPSNFLEEVPDDVEVYLTDTPSHYAQDEHANRAEAKRVAMDTTESTAPPVRAASPTVRPLCPPGTMRPISPARGPRDPRDNKKKKGLLSKGKKLLKRISPVK
- the LOC129863878 gene encoding RIMS-binding protein 2-like isoform X3; translated protein: MRGHRSSDIEELLRQSHSELLWIQRQLSIIAARNSHHLQVQGKLRHEVTPLHSTVLSSHNVSLFRLLEDRNRALKLEVATLRQEKQQYRTLKTKLQDALQEKNRLNLELSSLSLKVSKYDQVRSEYEQLRHTYSTVSQERDLAQEERKQLQGKLENLEQVLKHMREAAERRQQLEEEHEQALAVLTTKQQEIHLLQRAQVKAEKEHEGAVHLLEVKVRDLELKCRSQTEQFGQLSKDLEDFRLEADTVDILSTEPFSKHDVPFHPENKLSQILNGLAAQAGKGDEGSANTRLISKFLRPLQIGDRDRPELLCVNPSAVTTSCPSSPRRATPSEMEDEIRRAPRSKPRYTGAVRLCTARYSYNPYDGPNEHPEAELPLVAGKYLYVYGTMDDDGFYEGELLDGQRGLVPSNFVEFVQDKEKPSIQPGDTGEDLGSLDNTSLGLMGADGGPPQDGLLGSTNPLGPCSNGTGTLDPEDLSDDIVPYPRRITLIKQLARSVIVAWEPPMVTMGWGNISCYNVLVDGEVRASVPYGGRTKSLLEKLDLDTYTHRVSVQSVTDRGLSDELRCTLMVGANVVVAPYGLRVDDILRDSAELSWLPSNSNYGHTVFLDGAEHAVVRPGRYRLRFVNLKAMTVYKVRVVARPHQVPWQLLMEQREKKETAVEFCTQAAGPGPYSRSGPPLPPQEVQVQCGQAPGVLQVRWKPPVLSPTGTSNGASVIGYAVCTKGQRIAEVLYPLADYVTVELNRIQCLEAREVIVRTLSAQGESQDSQVAPIPNNLLVPLPHNAPLPPPHLHAGPPPPHPHAPPTHLQSPHLPHPQLPMPHPQPLSPLPHTQPLPNHPPHPQPQPHLQPLQPHPVSQPQTHQQPHPPHPGGPPQPLHLQPHPPHPMPQHRLPLLPHPPPQLHQRPVSARDLEPKEQVAHHGGIPSQPWDPTCSPSGQPPPTPMHGHTLEAPPSANLRSPSPQRILPQPRGTPIPDQMAKAIARKAAQRVAAESGRMERRVIYNEQCQAFHQQNSDEEEEDEEGKGRSRRRQGASVDEFLRGSELGRPAHYSHSEEYHSDSSRGSDLSDIMEEDEEELYSEMQLEEGRRRNSHNALKIGNTLSGGRLDRETGRRMPRDGPQPQRRPLMVPSIEITTESNSDGNLSSVTEDVYYGSVARHRTWSSRRHPTGSKPSYNEGYRDRERRSPPNYDESEPEESFRIFVALFDYDPLSMSPNPDAADEELPFKEGQIIRVYGDKDTDGFYRGEIRGGRMGLLPCNMVSEIRAEDEETMDQLIKQGFLPLNTPVDKVGIGQDRRGFRQHQATRRMVALYDYDPRESSPNVDVEAELTFCAGDIISVFGEIDEDGFYYGEINGHRGLVPSNFLEEVPDDVEVYLTDTPSHYAQDEHANRAEAKRVAMDTTESTAPPVRAASPTVRPLCPPGTMRPISPARGPRDPRDNKKKKGLLSKGKKLLKRISPVK